Proteins from a genomic interval of Leptospira bandrabouensis:
- a CDS encoding prolipoprotein diacylglyceryl transferase gives MLDRIPIPNPFGWEGLSTFSLLMMLAFLVGSYLLPKELERKKLDPSHSDWLIFLGILGTLVGAKIFFIFEIWDQVFIDVPGYDGKYSYPLTHWNGFPGHPGLWSSLFSGGGLVFFGGLLFGWLFITLYFRHHKLDIGAYYDAVIPAISMGYAIGRLGCFVSGDGCYGFATDARIPFFVFDFHGAHPSGVPVWNTPVMESIMAFGYFAYFQFWARYQNFRKWSIGAQFLIIHGFARLIIEFLRVNKAVIPFIDPPTLVNIPDANGNPTFLTGYYWHGFSQSQYISIALILFGVYLMFSKKLWLKEEKKA, from the coding sequence ATGTTAGATCGAATTCCGATTCCGAATCCCTTTGGCTGGGAAGGTTTGTCAACTTTCAGCCTCCTTATGATGTTAGCCTTTCTTGTTGGTTCCTACCTTCTGCCAAAGGAGCTAGAACGAAAGAAATTGGATCCGAGCCACTCGGATTGGTTGATTTTTCTTGGGATTTTAGGTACCCTAGTGGGTGCCAAAATTTTCTTTATCTTCGAAATTTGGGACCAAGTGTTTATTGATGTTCCTGGATATGATGGAAAGTATTCTTACCCACTCACTCATTGGAACGGATTTCCTGGACACCCTGGACTTTGGTCCTCTCTTTTTAGCGGCGGTGGGCTTGTATTCTTTGGAGGATTACTTTTTGGATGGCTTTTCATCACTCTCTACTTCCGACACCACAAACTAGACATCGGTGCTTATTACGATGCGGTCATCCCTGCAATTAGCATGGGTTATGCGATCGGTAGACTAGGTTGTTTTGTCAGTGGAGACGGATGTTATGGTTTTGCCACTGATGCTCGGATTCCTTTTTTTGTTTTTGATTTCCACGGTGCCCATCCTTCTGGTGTTCCCGTATGGAACACTCCTGTGATGGAATCAATCATGGCATTTGGATATTTTGCCTATTTCCAATTTTGGGCCAGATACCAAAACTTTCGTAAATGGAGTATTGGTGCTCAGTTTCTTATCATCCACGGATTTGCAAGACTCATCATCGAGTTTTTACGTGTGAACAAAGCGGTGATTCCTTTTATTGATCCTCCAACTCTTGTGAACATTCCGGATGCGAATGGAAACCCTACTTTCCTCACAGGTTATTACTGGCATGGATTTTCACAGTCCCAATATATCTCCATTGCTCTTATCCTCTTTGGTGTGTATCTGATGTTTTCCAAAAAACTTTGGTTAAAGGAAGAAAAAAAAGCATGA
- a CDS encoding M23 family metallopeptidase: MAETYVTTAYERLQIANLRWRKRLQKWISRSREKVSFVLIPNDEKPLAQIEISVGMLGFLFGLSLSLVLLSFGLLFYFSFLFDRDLSLEKKTETQLVSFLFYDLLSQDLRDSVEELESTTESLNLLAWEEIPEKEMITQDYLLKEEFRKDASELDSNLLLFQQVVTTYTQFGVRLGNLVPNFQNAIDYLSMRESIFYSMPRGRPLRPGIGVVTSTFGYRSDPFGILPVGEYHSGIDFAAGEGTPIYATGPGIIAVDTAVGGLGKSVRINHENGFFTLYGHCSLILVNPGDRVKRGDKIALVGQTGKATGAHVHYEVRIGLDAPLDPEEYINLD, from the coding sequence AAATTGCAAACTTACGATGGAGAAAACGCCTCCAGAAGTGGATTTCCCGTAGCAGGGAAAAAGTAAGTTTTGTCCTCATCCCCAATGATGAAAAACCTTTGGCTCAGATTGAAATTTCCGTGGGAATGCTTGGGTTTTTATTCGGACTTTCCCTATCTCTGGTCCTTCTTTCCTTTGGACTTCTTTTTTATTTTTCTTTTCTCTTTGACCGGGACCTCTCTTTGGAGAAAAAAACAGAAACCCAGTTAGTATCTTTTTTGTTTTATGACCTACTTTCTCAGGACTTGCGAGACTCCGTGGAGGAACTCGAGTCCACTACCGAATCACTCAATTTACTTGCTTGGGAAGAAATCCCAGAAAAAGAAATGATCACCCAAGACTATCTCTTAAAAGAAGAGTTTCGTAAAGATGCAAGTGAACTCGATTCCAATCTTTTGTTATTTCAACAAGTGGTTACCACCTACACTCAGTTTGGTGTCAGACTCGGAAACCTAGTTCCCAATTTTCAAAATGCCATTGATTATCTTTCGATGAGAGAAAGTATTTTTTATTCGATGCCAAGGGGACGACCACTTAGACCCGGTATCGGTGTTGTGACTTCTACCTTTGGATACCGCAGTGATCCTTTTGGAATTTTACCTGTAGGAGAATACCATTCGGGAATTGACTTTGCCGCCGGTGAAGGAACACCGATTTATGCTACAGGCCCTGGAATCATCGCTGTGGATACGGCTGTGGGAGGCCTCGGAAAATCGGTAAGAATCAACCATGAAAACGGATTTTTTACTCTTTATGGCCACTGTTCTCTCATTTTAGTGAATCCAGGAGACCGAGTCAAACGGGGAGATAAAATTGCCCTTGTGGGCCAAACAGGAAAAGCGACAGGAGCTCACGTTCATTATGAAGTGCGGATTGGGCTTGATGCTCCACTTGATCCGGAAGAATACATTAACTTAGATTAA
- a CDS encoding tetratricopeptide repeat protein: MSSFFSLIREAKLLEEEKEFTRAFNVYAESESHTKNESALIKIKAKKAWCLYAVGNPRETESLFQDIIQNYPSHPLSITVYSRYLIKLKKFKSAKVLLQKSILQFPSYLENYLLLASLLKDMERSEEAIEVLKKALSQEHLSNGRGIDRKDIWAELGSLYFSRGDFNSALASLKKSLKMVEPEEFLHYDLLALCYLEAEDPENALLSIRTHIQFCKEIDPETLIILARAHCRLGKLEDAANNLIQAYSIEDSLYLKATDFIDFAPLLRNGFFTTLENIEWEEP, translated from the coding sequence ATGAGTTCTTTTTTTTCCCTAATCCGCGAAGCCAAACTCCTGGAAGAGGAAAAGGAATTTACTCGTGCTTTTAATGTTTATGCAGAGAGTGAATCCCATACAAAAAACGAATCGGCACTCATCAAAATCAAAGCTAAAAAAGCCTGGTGTTTGTATGCGGTGGGTAATCCCAGAGAAACGGAATCTCTTTTTCAAGATATCATACAAAACTATCCCTCTCATCCCTTAAGTATCACCGTATATTCTCGTTATCTAATCAAATTAAAGAAATTCAAATCAGCAAAAGTTTTACTTCAAAAGAGTATCCTTCAGTTTCCATCCTATTTAGAAAACTACCTCCTCCTTGCTTCTCTCTTAAAAGATATGGAGAGGTCTGAAGAAGCGATTGAAGTTTTAAAAAAGGCACTTTCCCAAGAACACTTAAGTAACGGCCGTGGGATTGACAGAAAAGACATTTGGGCCGAACTTGGATCCCTTTATTTTTCACGTGGTGATTTTAATTCGGCTCTTGCTTCTTTAAAAAAATCTTTGAAAATGGTGGAACCAGAAGAGTTCCTTCATTATGATTTACTTGCTTTGTGTTATTTGGAAGCAGAAGATCCTGAAAATGCACTTCTTTCGATAAGAACTCATATACAATTTTGTAAGGAAATAGATCCTGAGACACTCATCATTTTAGCAAGAGCCCATTGCCGATTAGGAAAATTAGAAGATGCTGCCAACAATCTCATCCAAGCTTATTCCATTGAAGATTCTTTATACTTAAAAGCTACTGACTTTATTGATTTTGCACCACTACTTAGAAATGGTTTTTTTACAACCTTGGAGAACATTGAATGGGAAGAACCATAA
- a CDS encoding DoxX family protein gives MFDILFSTSGDIIPLILRITAFVVIFPHGAQKLLGWFGGYGFKGTYGFFTGQMKFPGILAVLIILGESFGPVLLLVGFLTKFAAASIAIIMIGAAVLAHRHNGFFINWNGNQKGEGYEFHILATGLLIALVVGGAGVYSIDFNLIGKF, from the coding sequence ATGTTCGATATCCTATTTTCTACTTCCGGGGACATCATTCCCCTCATCCTACGCATCACAGCTTTTGTTGTGATTTTCCCGCATGGTGCCCAAAAACTACTAGGTTGGTTTGGTGGTTACGGTTTCAAAGGAACTTACGGATTCTTTACAGGACAAATGAAGTTTCCTGGAATCTTGGCAGTTCTTATCATCCTTGGTGAATCCTTTGGCCCTGTTTTACTTCTTGTGGGATTTTTAACTAAGTTTGCTGCCGCATCGATTGCCATCATTATGATTGGTGCTGCTGTACTTGCTCATAGACATAACGGATTTTTTATCAACTGGAATGGAAACCAAAAAGGGGAAGGGTATGAATTTCATATCTTAGCCACTGGACTTCTTATTGCACTTGTTGTGGGTGGAGCTGGTGTGTATTCTATTGATTTTAATTTAATCGGAAAATTTTAA
- a CDS encoding crotonase/enoyl-CoA hydratase family protein — MNPSPFFEIEKRKNVAILWLNRPEKRNAMNWPFWRDLPDMVDQINADPQIHCFVIAAKGKSFSTGLDLEEFFQEFKPVVQGELADGREKLYQLILTMQKGINAVYNSKKPSIALVQKHCIGGGLDLVSACDIRYATKDASFSLRESKVAIVADMGSLQRLPHLIGNAHTRELALTGKDISADEALQMGLVTKVTEDFDTLLQAGLTTAEEIAENPTIVIRGVKQVLNHGIGKTIEEGLDYVAVWNASMLDSKDFRSAIGGFMERKRPVFNPETRVD, encoded by the coding sequence ATGAACCCTTCTCCATTTTTTGAAATAGAAAAAAGAAAAAACGTAGCCATTCTTTGGTTAAATCGTCCCGAAAAAAGAAATGCTATGAATTGGCCTTTCTGGCGAGACCTTCCCGATATGGTGGATCAAATCAATGCAGACCCACAAATTCATTGTTTTGTGATCGCAGCCAAAGGAAAATCTTTCTCCACAGGTCTTGATTTAGAAGAATTTTTCCAAGAATTCAAACCTGTGGTGCAAGGAGAACTTGCAGATGGTAGGGAAAAACTCTACCAACTTATTCTCACGATGCAAAAAGGAATCAATGCGGTTTACAATTCTAAAAAACCATCCATTGCCCTGGTTCAAAAACATTGTATTGGCGGGGGACTTGATTTGGTATCTGCTTGTGACATTCGTTATGCGACAAAGGATGCAAGTTTCTCATTACGTGAATCCAAAGTTGCCATTGTCGCTGACATGGGTTCACTGCAAAGGCTCCCCCATCTGATTGGAAATGCACATACAAGAGAACTTGCCCTAACAGGAAAAGACATCAGTGCTGATGAAGCTTTACAAATGGGACTTGTGACAAAAGTCACCGAAGACTTTGATACTTTACTGCAAGCCGGATTAACCACTGCGGAAGAAATCGCAGAAAACCCGACGATTGTCATCCGTGGAGTCAAACAAGTATTAAATCATGGAATAGGAAAGACCATTGAAGAAGGTTTAGACTATGTCGCAGTTTGGAATGCAAGTATGCTCGATTCCAAGGACTTCCGTTCGGCCATTGGAGGGTTCATGGAAAGAAAACGACCTGTTTTCAATCCAGAAACCCGGGTAGACTGA